GGCGTGTTCGATTCCAGCGTCCGGTACTGCGCCACCAGCCGCCGCTCCAGCGCCAGCGCCGCGATCCGGCTCACCGCCGCGGCGGCGTGGCCCCGTCCGCGGTGCGCGGGATGGGCGACGACGGAGATGTGCGCGATCGACTTCCCCCACACCTCGTACCCCGCCAGCGCCGCCAGCTCGCCGTCCACGAACGCGCCGGCGCACGGGTGCACGATCTCGCTCCCGCCGTGCTCCCACTCCGTCGCCGTCACCGCCGCGCGTAGCCGGGCGAGCGCCGGCTCGTCCCCCTCCGCCAGCAGGCGGACGGCGGGGGAGACGGGGAGCGGGCGGAAGGTGGCGCGGTCGGCGCAACGCACCGCCGCGGGGCCGACGATCGCCTCCACCGCAGCGCCGAAGATCCCCGCCCAGAGGGGCGCGGATGCATCCAGCCCGCCCGCGAGCGCCGCCTTGACGGGGTCGCGGAAGTCCGCGAACAGCGCGGGGGAGATCGTGGCGACCGGCGCGGCCTCGCCGAAAGTCATGGCCTGCACGCCATGGTACGCGTCCGCCGCGGGGCGCGGGACGACGGTGGGGCGGCGCGGGAGCAGGGCGGTGTGGGAGCACCCGAAGACGCCCGCCCACCAGCCGTCCACGGCGCGGAGCGTCTCCGGATAGAGCATGGCGGGGCTTACTTCGGCGCGTCGGGAAGCCGCTTGCAGGTCTGCTCCAGCAGCGGGCGCTCGTCCTCGCTGGCGGCGCGCGCCCGGGCGATGCACGACGCGTACGTCTGCGCAGGGCCCATGCGGTGCACGGTGTCGCGGTTCTCCACCGGCGGCTCGGTGAATTCGGCCGGCGGCGTGTTGGGGCCCGTCTGCGGCGCGGCGTTGGTCTGCGGGGTGGGCGCGGGGCGCGTTCCCGCCGGCTGCGTGGAGTCCGCCGCCGCGTTCGCGCCGCCGTTGGCGTTCACGTCGCAGGCGGCGAGGAGAAGCGCCGCCGCGATTGCCGCCGTGGCGCGGGAGAGGATGCGGTTCATCGGGATGCTCAGAAGGTTGGGGCGGATGGAGATGGGGCGCGCTACATCCGCGCGACGACGCCCTCCACCAGCCGGGTCAGGTTCGGCTCCGCGCGCCCCGCCGTGGCGATGATGGTGGCGATGTCGGCCTCCTCCAGCGCGTCCGGCAGGCACGCGTCGGTGATGATCGACACGCCCATCACCCGCATCCCCCCGTGCCGGGCCACGATCACCTCGGGAACGGTGCTCATCCCCACCACGTCGGCGCCCATCATCCGCAGCATGCGGTACTCGGCGCGCGTCTCCAGGTTCGGTCCGGCGACGGCGACATAGACGCCCGTGCGCAGCGGAATCTTCAGCTCCAGCGCCACTTCACGCGCCAGCTGCTGGAGCTCGGCATCGTACGGCTGCGACATGTCGGGGAAGCGCGGCCCCAGCGCGTCGTCGTTCGGCCCGGTGAGCGGGTTCTCGCCCAGCAGGTTGATATGGTCGGCCATCAGCATCAGGTCGCCGGGCGTCCACAGCGGGTTCATCCCCCCGCACGCGTTGCTGGCGATCAGCGTGTCCACGCCCAGCGCCCGCATCACCCGCACGGGAAAGGTCACCTGCTGCAGCGTGTACCCTTCGTAGCGGTGGAAGCGGCCCTGCATGGCCACCACCGCCTTCCCCCCCAGCGTGCCGAAGAGCAGCCGCCCGGTGTGCGACTCGACCGTGGAGAGCGGGAAATTGGGGAGATCGGCATAGGGGATGGCGGTCTCCACCTGGATGCGCTCCGCCAGCCCGCCCAGCCCGGTGCCCAGGATGATTCCCACGCGCGGCGTTGCCTGCGTCCGCGCGCGGATGGCGGCGACGGTCTCGGCGATGCGCTCCGCCAGCGGCTTCGTGTCTCCTTCCACCCTCACCCCTCCCCGTCGTCGATGCCGGCGCGGTCCACCTCGGCGTCCAGCCGGCCGAGCGCCGCGGTGCGCTCCTCTTCCTCCGAGATCTCGCCCAGCTGCCGCTCCACCAGCGCGCGGAACAGGCGCAGGAAGCGCACGCGCTGCCCCTGCACGCGCCGGAGCGCCTCGAGCGCGAAGGTCACCTGCCGCTTGGCGTCGGAGACGATGCGCTCGCCCTCGGAGCGCGCCTCGCGCAGCACCAGGTCGGCCTCGCGCTGGGCCTGCTCGCGCATCCCCTCGCGCAGCTGCTGGGCCGAGACCAGGGCGTCGTTCATGGCCCGCTCGCGCTCGCGGTAGTCGGCGATGGCCTCGGCCATCTGCGCGACCTTGCCCGTGTTCGCCTGGTTCTCGCGGACCAGCTCCTCCATGCGGGCGACCACTTCGTCCAGGAAGTTGTCGACCGCCTCGGGGTCGTACCCCCGCATCACCCGCCGGAAGTCGCCCTTCTTCTTGCGGACGTCGAGCGGCGTAAGGTCGATCATCCCCGCTCCCCGAAGATGCTGGAGCCGACGCGGACCAGGGTGGCACCCTCTTCCACGGCGATCTCGAAGTCGTTGCTCATTCCCATCGAAAGCTCCCCGCCGCGGAAGGCGGGCAGCTGCCGCGCGGCCTCGTCGCGCAGCTCGCGCGTCGCGGCGAAGGCGCGGCGGACCACGGCCTGGTCGTCGGTGAACGGCGCCATCGTCATCATCCCCGCCAGCTCGATCCCCGGCAGCTCCAGGATCCGCCCGACGGCGTCCACCGCCCCGGCCGCCGGGAAGCCGCCCTTCGTGGCCTCGCCCGCCGAGTTCACCTCCACCAGCGCGCGCACGGTGACGCCCGCCTTCACCGCCTCGGCGGAGAGGGTCTCCGCCAGGCGCACCGAGTCGAGCGAGTGCAGCAGGTCGAAGAGCGGAAGCGCCTTCGCCACCTTGTTGCGCTGCAGGTGGCCGATCAGGTGCCAGCGCACGGCGCGCCGGCCCACCGCGTCCACCTTGTCGCCCAGTTCCTGCACCCGGTTCTCGCCCACGTCCGCCACGCCGGCGCGGATCGCGGCCTGGACGACGGCGGGGGGATGCGTCTTGGTGACGGCGACCAGCGTCACCCCGTCGGTGCGTCCCGCGCGCTGCCGCGCCCGCTCGATCCGCTCCCGCACCTCCGCCAGCCGGGCCGCGAGCCCATCGGTTTCCATGGCGACGAACGTAAGCCCGGGCACGGGGTGCGGCAAGCCGTTCGGCGGCGCCAGTGCGTCCACGGCGAGAGCTTCCGTCCGGAGATGACACCCATTAAGTTGAACAGAATATTTGCAAACCGCCGTCCATCTCCCCGCCTCCCGCTGCAACGGTCTCGCGCACATGGCACGAGACCTTCTACACATTGGGAAAGGAAGGATTGCATGGGAACCGCGCTGCATCACGAGATGACGATCCCGCTCGACCAGCTCGAAGCCGAGCTCTTCCGGCTCCCCCGCGAAGAGCGCGCGCGCCTCGCCGACCTGCTGGCCGAAAGCGTGGAGCGCGAGATCGCCGAGTGGTGGGACGCAGAGTCCACGCGCCGGTACGAGGCTTTTCTCAGGGGCGAGATCGAAGCGGTGGATGCCAGGGAAGCGCTGGCACGGCTCCGTGCGGAATACACTCCGGGCACGCCCGAGTATGATTCCAGGCGCCGCGAGCGGGAACGACCTCACTTCCAGACCGCACCCGAAGCCGTTAAAGTGGATGGAGATGCCAATCCTGGATGCGGAGGAGCGGTGAAGACGATCGACGAAGTTGCGGCGGATGTGCTTTCCCGCCCGAGGGAGGAGCGCGAGCGGCTGGCCGAGGCACTGATCGCCAGCCTGCGCGTGGAACCTGCGGTCGAGGCGCCGTGGAACGAGGAGATCCGCCGCCGGATCCACGACATCGATTCCGGAAAGACGAAGCTGGTTCCGGGTGACGATGTGCTCCGGGAGGCCGAGGAACTGCTCCGGTGAGGCCGCTGTGGTTCGACCCGAGCGCGAAAGCCGAGTATCTCGGCGCGATCGCGCGGCACAAGGCCGAATCGCAGGCGCGGGGAGCTGCCTTCGCGGAGGATTTTCGCTCCGCGCTGGATCTGATCCTCGAATATCCGAGAAGCCTCGCCGCCGGGCCCGAGGGCGTGCGAAACAAGCCGCTCCGCCGTTTCCCGTACACGGTCGTATTCCGCGTCACCGAAGAAGACGCGGTGGAGATCATCGCGCTGGCTCATCAGAGCCGTGAGCCGAGATACTGGCGCGACCGCCTCTGAGCCCCGGCCGGCCTGCCGCCGAATTTTCAGACTAAGAGGGCCGCCATCGCTGGCGGCCCTCTTCGTTCATCCTCCTGCGTCGCTCAGCCCTTCGGCGGCGGCGCGGATGCTCCGGCGCCGGATGCGATTGCCGCGGGCGCGCCGCCGTTCTCGCCCGGCAGCGCGCCGGCGGCGAGGATGTGCTGGAGCCTGTCCGGCGTCACGCCGCGGACCAGGCGGCCCCGGTGAGCGACCGAGACGATCCCGGT
The nucleotide sequence above comes from Longimicrobium sp.. Encoded proteins:
- a CDS encoding YggS family pyridoxal phosphate-dependent enzyme, which translates into the protein MDALAPPNGLPHPVPGLTFVAMETDGLAARLAEVRERIERARQRAGRTDGVTLVAVTKTHPPAVVQAAIRAGVADVGENRVQELGDKVDAVGRRAVRWHLIGHLQRNKVAKALPLFDLLHSLDSVRLAETLSAEAVKAGVTVRALVEVNSAGEATKGGFPAAGAVDAVGRILELPGIELAGMMTMAPFTDDQAVVRRAFAATRELRDEAARQLPAFRGGELSMGMSNDFEIAVEEGATLVRVGSSIFGERG
- a CDS encoding GNAT family N-acetyltransferase; its protein translation is MLYPETLRAVDGWWAGVFGCSHTALLPRRPTVVPRPAADAYHGVQAMTFGEAAPVATISPALFADFRDPVKAALAGGLDASAPLWAGIFGAAVEAIVGPAAVRCADRATFRPLPVSPAVRLLAEGDEPALARLRAAVTATEWEHGGSEIVHPCAGAFVDGELAALAGYEVWGKSIAHISVVAHPAHRGRGHAAAAVSRIAALALERRLVAQYRTLESNTPSAAIAERLGFVPYARSLAVRLRGEAGGG
- a CDS encoding DivIVA domain-containing protein; translation: MIDLTPLDVRKKKGDFRRVMRGYDPEAVDNFLDEVVARMEELVRENQANTGKVAQMAEAIADYRERERAMNDALVSAQQLREGMREQAQREADLVLREARSEGERIVSDAKRQVTFALEALRRVQGQRVRFLRLFRALVERQLGEISEEEERTAALGRLDAEVDRAGIDDGEG
- a CDS encoding addiction module protein; the protein is MGTALHHEMTIPLDQLEAELFRLPREERARLADLLAESVEREIAEWWDAESTRRYEAFLRGEIEAVDAREALARLRAEYTPGTPEYDSRRRERERPHFQTAPEAVKVDGDANPGCGGAVKTIDEVAADVLSRPREERERLAEALIASLRVEPAVEAPWNEEIRRRIHDIDSGKTKLVPGDDVLREAEELLR
- a CDS encoding purine-nucleoside phosphorylase, which gives rise to MEGDTKPLAERIAETVAAIRARTQATPRVGIILGTGLGGLAERIQVETAIPYADLPNFPLSTVESHTGRLLFGTLGGKAVVAMQGRFHRYEGYTLQQVTFPVRVMRALGVDTLIASNACGGMNPLWTPGDLMLMADHINLLGENPLTGPNDDALGPRFPDMSQPYDAELQQLAREVALELKIPLRTGVYVAVAGPNLETRAEYRMLRMMGADVVGMSTVPEVIVARHGGMRVMGVSIITDACLPDALEEADIATIIATAGRAEPNLTRLVEGVVARM
- a CDS encoding type II toxin-antitoxin system RelE/ParE family toxin, whose translation is MRPLWFDPSAKAEYLGAIARHKAESQARGAAFAEDFRSALDLILEYPRSLAAGPEGVRNKPLRRFPYTVVFRVTEEDAVEIIALAHQSREPRYWRDRL